One genomic window of Nakamurella panacisegetis includes the following:
- a CDS encoding serine/threonine-protein kinase — translation MEIPGYRDLTVLGRGGFSTVYRAVQDSVQREVALKVLGVHMAGADAKERFRRECATNGRVGTHPNIVTLYDSGFADDGSPYLAMQLCSGGSLSERLRASGPLPVADVLRIGVKISAALQYAHSAGVLHRDIKPENILISDFGEPELADFGISSVDDQRLSTVTASSFTINHAAPEALAGQGSSVSTDVYSLCSTLYTLVAGHTPFNAPSSTALVALVNMVMNQPAPTTGRADVPPSLERLLAAGLSKTPEARPADARAVGGALQAVQRELGLPVTEFPIAPPPMAYSPTQTFGAVGGGGAAGAAGLVGGAAASGLVGGAAAAAGMVGGAAAMSPNGTGALPPTGAMPAPAAQTGGQWGAWASEVNADRTGAGSVPPGGVPPVVPVPSTIPPVPPFRTTAPPPKSDKRVWIILAAVLALLLIAGGIYYAVGRTSSNTAQPNPGSSSSSRPAGSKAPTKPSSKASASRATSAATRSSTTHSSPTTSPSSTSTSPTTSAAADPAVINAFGSTTVPAGDIDCADKSSTVSLSMAWQTTGATQAWIGVDTKDAQKDPTASVPTQSGGYPMTYDCSKKSHRFTLTVVNSAGKATSTSVTFTSKYAPKSAPSTPTTPTSTPTSTSTSTTTSTSTTSSSAPTS, via the coding sequence ATGGAGATCCCCGGCTACCGCGATCTGACTGTGCTCGGACGGGGTGGGTTCTCGACGGTGTACCGGGCGGTTCAGGACTCCGTCCAGCGTGAGGTGGCGCTGAAGGTCCTGGGCGTGCACATGGCCGGGGCCGACGCGAAGGAACGCTTCCGCCGGGAGTGCGCGACCAACGGCCGGGTCGGCACCCACCCGAACATCGTGACCCTCTACGACTCCGGTTTCGCCGACGACGGATCGCCGTACCTGGCCATGCAGTTGTGCTCCGGCGGGTCACTGTCGGAGCGACTCAGGGCGTCCGGTCCCCTGCCGGTGGCCGACGTGCTGCGGATCGGTGTGAAGATCTCGGCCGCCCTGCAGTACGCGCACAGCGCCGGGGTCCTGCACCGCGACATCAAGCCGGAAAACATCCTGATCTCCGATTTCGGCGAACCCGAGCTGGCCGACTTCGGGATCTCCTCGGTCGATGACCAGCGCCTGTCGACGGTCACCGCCTCGTCGTTCACCATCAACCACGCCGCACCGGAGGCGCTGGCCGGACAGGGCTCGTCGGTGTCGACCGACGTCTACAGCCTGTGTTCCACCCTGTACACGCTCGTTGCCGGGCACACACCGTTCAACGCTCCCAGCTCCACCGCGTTGGTGGCGCTGGTCAACATGGTGATGAACCAGCCGGCCCCGACCACCGGCCGGGCGGATGTGCCGCCGTCACTGGAACGGTTGCTGGCCGCCGGGCTGTCGAAGACCCCCGAAGCCCGTCCGGCCGACGCCCGGGCCGTCGGCGGTGCCTTGCAGGCGGTCCAGCGGGAGTTGGGCCTGCCCGTCACGGAGTTCCCGATCGCGCCGCCGCCGATGGCCTACTCCCCGACCCAGACGTTCGGGGCCGTCGGGGGAGGCGGCGCAGCCGGAGCGGCCGGCCTGGTGGGTGGAGCGGCCGCGTCCGGCCTGGTGGGTGGCGCCGCGGCGGCCGCCGGGATGGTGGGCGGCGCGGCCGCGATGTCGCCGAACGGCACCGGCGCTCTCCCGCCCACCGGGGCGATGCCGGCGCCGGCCGCGCAGACCGGCGGGCAGTGGGGTGCGTGGGCCAGCGAGGTCAATGCCGATCGGACCGGGGCCGGGTCGGTCCCGCCGGGTGGTGTCCCGCCGGTCGTCCCGGTGCCGTCGACGATCCCGCCTGTCCCACCGTTCCGAACCACCGCGCCACCACCCAAGTCCGACAAGCGGGTCTGGATCATCCTGGCCGCCGTGCTGGCCCTGCTGCTCATCGCCGGCGGCATCTACTACGCGGTGGGCCGGACATCGTCGAACACGGCCCAGCCGAACCCGGGTAGCTCCTCGTCCAGCCGCCCGGCGGGCAGCAAGGCCCCCACGAAGCCGTCGAGCAAAGCATCCGCCTCCCGGGCCACCTCGGCCGCCACCCGCTCGTCGACCACGCACTCGTCCCCGACGACCAGCCCGTCGAGCACCTCGACCAGCCCGACGACCAGCGCCGCGGCCGATCCCGCGGTGATCAACGCGTTCGGGTCCACCACCGTGCCGGCGGGCGACATCGACTGCGCCGACAAGTCCTCGACGGTCAGCCTGTCGATGGCGTGGCAGACCACGGGCGCCACCCAGGCCTGGATCGGCGTCGACACCAAGGACGCCCAGAAGGACCCGACCGCCTCGGTGCCGACGCAGAGCGGCGGCTACCCGATGACCTACGACTGCTCGAAGAAGAGCCACCGGTTCACCCTCACCGTGGTCAACTCCGCCGGCAAAGCCACCAGCACCAGCGTGACCTTCACGTCGAAGTACGCGCCCAAGAGCGCCCCGTCGACGCCGACCACACCCACCTCGACACCGACGTCCACGTCGACGTCGACCACCACGTCGACATCGACCACCAGTTCGAGCGCGCCGACCAGCTGA
- a CDS encoding sodium-translocating pyrophosphatase: protein MKNLTLAADSASTLSLTGSDRTIVIAVGLVAVIALVISFVLRLGVLAAGKGSPKMQEISAAVQEGAAAYLGRQFKTLSVFVVIVFLLLFVLPADSTGERIGRSVFFLIGAGFSAAIGYTGMWLATRANVRVAAAANGEGRERAMQIAFRTGGSVGLATTGLGLLGAAVVVLSYVDQAPKVLEGFGFGAAMLAMFMRVGGGIFTKAADVGADLVGKVEQGIPEDDPRNAATIADNVGDNVGDCAGMAADLFESYAVTLVASLILGSAAFGAKGLVFPLIVPAIGVLTAIIGVYITRARATESGLATINRSFYISAAISAVLCAVAALVYLPKNFNDLGVAAVAGLPGNPAVIAIVAVIIGIVLAVVILWLTGYFTDTNTKPTKDVAKSSLTGAATVILAGISVGFESAVYTALVIAAAVYGAFLLSGSLTVALFMIALAGCGLLTTVGVIVAMDTFGPISDNAQGVAEMSGEVSEEGAKILTDLDAVGNTTKAITKGIAIATAVLAATALFGSYSNAIDTAVAKAGSVAVNGLRTFTNTVVSPGTLVGMLIGAAVVFMFSGLAVNAVSRAAGAVVREVRRQFREIPGIMEGTNKPEYGKVVDIVTRDSLRELATPGLLAVFAPIAVGFGLGVGPLAGYLAGTIATGTLMAVFLANSGGSWDNAKKLVEDGIYGGKGSPAHEATVIGDTVGDPFKDTAGPAINPLIKVMNLVSVLIAPAIVSLTIGDSSNTALRIAIAIVAVVVIAGAILIAKRRASVLQD, encoded by the coding sequence ATGAAGAACCTCACGTTGGCCGCCGACAGTGCCTCCACCCTGTCGCTGACCGGCAGTGACCGCACGATTGTGATTGCGGTTGGACTGGTCGCGGTCATTGCTCTCGTCATCTCCTTCGTACTGCGGCTCGGTGTGCTGGCCGCGGGCAAGGGCAGCCCGAAGATGCAGGAGATCTCCGCCGCCGTCCAGGAAGGCGCCGCGGCCTACCTCGGCCGACAGTTCAAGACGCTCAGCGTCTTCGTGGTCATCGTCTTCCTGCTGCTGTTCGTCCTGCCGGCCGACTCCACCGGAGAGCGCATCGGCCGGAGCGTGTTCTTCCTGATCGGCGCCGGGTTCTCCGCGGCCATCGGGTACACCGGCATGTGGCTGGCCACCAGGGCGAACGTCCGGGTGGCGGCCGCCGCGAACGGTGAGGGCCGGGAACGGGCCATGCAGATCGCCTTCCGCACCGGTGGAAGCGTCGGACTGGCCACTACCGGACTCGGCCTCCTCGGCGCGGCCGTGGTCGTGCTGTCCTACGTCGACCAGGCGCCGAAGGTGTTGGAGGGCTTCGGCTTCGGCGCCGCCATGCTGGCCATGTTCATGCGGGTCGGCGGCGGCATCTTCACCAAAGCGGCCGACGTCGGCGCCGACCTGGTCGGCAAGGTCGAACAGGGCATCCCCGAGGACGACCCGCGCAACGCCGCCACCATCGCCGACAACGTCGGCGACAACGTGGGCGACTGCGCCGGCATGGCCGCGGACCTGTTCGAGTCCTACGCGGTCACCCTGGTCGCCTCGCTGATCCTGGGCAGTGCCGCGTTCGGTGCCAAGGGCCTGGTCTTCCCGCTGATCGTCCCGGCCATCGGGGTCCTCACCGCGATCATCGGCGTCTACATCACCCGGGCGCGGGCCACCGAGAGCGGGCTGGCCACCATCAACCGCTCGTTCTACATCTCGGCCGCCATCTCGGCCGTGCTGTGCGCGGTCGCCGCCCTGGTCTACCTGCCGAAGAACTTCAACGACCTGGGCGTGGCGGCCGTCGCGGGGCTGCCCGGCAACCCGGCCGTCATCGCCATCGTCGCCGTCATCATCGGCATCGTCCTCGCGGTGGTCATCCTGTGGCTGACCGGTTACTTCACCGATACCAACACCAAGCCGACGAAGGACGTGGCCAAGAGTTCCCTGACCGGTGCGGCCACGGTCATCCTGGCCGGCATCTCGGTCGGTTTCGAGTCGGCGGTCTACACGGCCCTGGTGATCGCGGCCGCCGTGTACGGCGCGTTCCTGCTGTCCGGGTCGCTGACTGTGGCGCTGTTCATGATCGCGCTGGCCGGCTGCGGCCTGCTCACCACGGTCGGCGTCATCGTCGCCATGGACACCTTCGGTCCGATCTCGGACAACGCCCAGGGCGTGGCCGAGATGTCGGGCGAGGTGTCCGAGGAGGGGGCCAAGATCCTCACCGACCTGGATGCCGTCGGCAACACCACGAAGGCGATCACCAAGGGCATCGCGATCGCCACGGCCGTGCTGGCCGCCACCGCGCTGTTCGGGTCGTACTCCAACGCGATCGACACCGCGGTGGCCAAGGCGGGCAGCGTGGCGGTCAACGGGCTTCGGACGTTCACCAACACCGTCGTGTCGCCCGGAACGCTGGTCGGAATGCTGATCGGTGCGGCCGTGGTGTTCATGTTCTCCGGCCTGGCCGTCAACGCGGTGTCCCGCGCGGCCGGCGCCGTCGTGCGCGAGGTCCGGCGGCAGTTCCGGGAGATCCCCGGGATCATGGAGGGCACGAACAAGCCGGAGTACGGCAAGGTCGTGGACATCGTCACCCGCGATTCCCTGCGCGAGTTGGCCACCCCGGGCCTGCTGGCCGTGTTCGCGCCGATCGCTGTCGGATTCGGTCTCGGCGTCGGCCCCCTGGCCGGTTACCTCGCGGGCACCATCGCCACCGGCACCCTGATGGCCGTTTTCCTGGCCAACTCCGGTGGCTCCTGGGACAACGCGAAGAAGCTGGTCGAGGACGGGATCTACGGCGGCAAGGGTTCGCCGGCCCACGAGGCCACCGTCATCGGCGACACCGTCGGCGACCCGTTCAAGGACACTGCCGGCCCGGCCATCAACCCGTTGATCAAGGTGATGAACCTGGTATCGGTGCTCATCGCACCGGCGATCGTGTCGCTGACCATCGGCGACAGCTCCAACACGGCCCTCCGCATCGCCATCGCCATCGTGGCCGTGGTCGTCATCGCTGGGGCGATCCTGATCGCCAAGCGGCGGGCCTCGGTGCTGCAGGACTGA
- the topA gene encoding type I DNA topoisomerase: MATRKAAATHTGVRLVVVESPAKAKTISQYLGEGYIVESSVGHIRDLPRNAADVPAKYKGEPWARLGVNTEHNFEPIYVVSPEKKAQVAKLKSLLAGADELYLATDEDREGEAIAWHLLDTLKPKVPVKRMVFHEITPAAIRAAAEAPRELDNNLVDAQETRRILDRLYGYEVSPVLWKKVGSNLSAGRVQSVATRIIVERERARMAFRSGTYWGIDALLAPAQGQTFTAALNSVDGKRLASGRDFDENTGALKTGADVLLLDEDGARTVAAALESGTATVTSVEEKPYTRRPYPPFMTSTLQQEAGRKLGFSSERTMRTAQRLYESGYITYMRTDSTTLSQTALDAARSQARELYGSEYVPPAPRQYTRKVKNAQEAHEAIRPAGENFRTPGQVASGMGADEFRLYELIWQRTIASQMVDARGLTLSLRITAPLSGVPAFGSEALFTASGRTITFPGFLRAYVETVDAEAGGEADDAERRLPNLKVDEKLAINELTPGGHSTTPPARYTEPSLIKALEDLGIGRPSTYTSIIRTITERGYAWRKGQALVPSWIAFAVVGLLEQHFSRLVDYNFTAAMEDELDGIAEGRLGRTAWLSTFYFGGDTGPEGSVSRAGGLKKLVGENLEDIDARLVNSLPLLTDDKGRQVTVRVGRYGPYLERPLITSEGEIPEPDAPKTERANLPEDLAPDEVTAEVVDALFEQAEIGDVELGPDPVTGHMIVAKDGRYGPYVTEILPEDTPTKGKNAVKPRTASLFKSMSLESITLDSALQLLTLPRVVGTDPATGEEITAQNGRYGPYLRKGTDSRSIAEEADLFTVTLDQALAIYAQPKTRGRQAAAAAALREVGIDPTTEKPMVIKDGRFGPYVTDGETNASLRKGDEVETITVERSAELLAERRARGPAPKRAAAKKPAAKKPAAKGATKATATKAAAATKPAARKPAAAKGATATATRTRAAVKKAD, encoded by the coding sequence ATGGCCACACGTAAGGCTGCTGCCACCCATACCGGAGTCCGCCTGGTTGTCGTCGAGTCACCGGCCAAGGCCAAGACCATTTCGCAGTACCTCGGCGAGGGTTACATCGTCGAGTCGTCGGTCGGCCACATCCGCGACCTGCCGCGCAATGCCGCCGATGTGCCGGCCAAGTACAAGGGCGAGCCCTGGGCGCGGTTGGGCGTGAACACCGAGCACAACTTCGAGCCGATCTACGTCGTGTCGCCGGAGAAGAAGGCTCAGGTCGCCAAGCTGAAGTCCCTGCTGGCCGGCGCGGACGAGCTCTATCTGGCGACAGATGAGGACCGGGAGGGCGAGGCCATCGCCTGGCACCTCCTGGACACGCTCAAGCCGAAGGTCCCGGTCAAGCGGATGGTCTTCCACGAGATCACCCCGGCCGCGATCCGAGCCGCCGCCGAGGCCCCGCGCGAGCTCGACAACAACTTGGTCGACGCCCAGGAGACCCGCCGCATCCTCGACCGTCTCTACGGCTACGAGGTCTCGCCGGTGCTGTGGAAGAAGGTCGGATCGAACCTCTCGGCCGGGCGCGTCCAGTCGGTCGCCACCCGGATCATCGTCGAGCGGGAACGAGCCCGGATGGCCTTCCGGTCCGGCACTTACTGGGGCATCGACGCCCTGCTGGCGCCCGCGCAGGGCCAGACCTTCACCGCCGCGTTGAACTCGGTCGACGGCAAACGCCTGGCCTCGGGACGCGACTTCGACGAGAACACCGGTGCCCTCAAGACCGGCGCCGACGTGCTGCTGCTGGACGAGGACGGCGCCCGGACGGTCGCCGCGGCGCTGGAGTCGGGCACCGCCACCGTGACCTCGGTCGAGGAGAAGCCGTACACCCGGCGCCCCTACCCGCCGTTCATGACCTCGACGCTGCAGCAGGAGGCCGGCCGCAAGTTGGGCTTCTCCTCGGAGCGGACGATGCGGACCGCGCAGAGGCTGTACGAGTCCGGCTACATCACCTATATGCGCACTGACTCCACCACGCTGAGCCAGACCGCTCTGGATGCGGCCCGCTCCCAGGCCCGCGAGCTGTACGGCTCGGAGTACGTGCCGCCGGCTCCGCGGCAGTACACCCGCAAGGTCAAGAACGCGCAGGAGGCCCACGAGGCCATCCGCCCGGCCGGCGAGAACTTCCGCACCCCCGGTCAGGTGGCCAGCGGTATGGGCGCCGACGAGTTCCGCTTGTACGAGCTGATCTGGCAGCGCACCATCGCCTCGCAGATGGTTGATGCCCGCGGCCTCACCCTGAGCCTGCGGATCACCGCGCCGCTGTCCGGCGTCCCGGCCTTCGGCTCCGAGGCCCTGTTCACCGCGTCCGGCCGCACCATCACCTTCCCCGGATTCCTGCGGGCGTACGTGGAGACGGTCGACGCGGAGGCCGGCGGCGAGGCGGACGACGCCGAGCGCCGGCTGCCGAACCTGAAGGTCGACGAGAAGCTGGCCATCAACGAGTTGACGCCCGGTGGCCACTCCACCACGCCGCCGGCCCGGTACACCGAGCCGTCGCTGATCAAGGCGTTGGAGGATCTGGGGATCGGCCGGCCGTCGACCTACACGTCGATCATCCGGACCATCACCGAGCGTGGTTACGCCTGGCGCAAGGGGCAGGCGCTCGTCCCGTCCTGGATCGCGTTCGCCGTGGTCGGGCTGCTGGAACAGCACTTCTCCCGCCTGGTCGACTACAACTTCACCGCGGCCATGGAGGACGAACTCGACGGCATCGCCGAGGGGCGTCTCGGCCGCACCGCGTGGCTGTCGACGTTCTACTTCGGCGGCGACACCGGCCCGGAGGGGTCGGTCTCGCGGGCCGGCGGCCTGAAGAAGCTGGTCGGCGAGAACCTGGAGGACATCGACGCCCGCCTGGTCAACTCGCTGCCGCTGCTCACCGACGACAAGGGCCGTCAGGTGACGGTCAGGGTCGGCCGGTACGGCCCGTACCTCGAACGCCCGCTGATCACGTCCGAGGGCGAAATCCCGGAGCCCGACGCGCCCAAGACCGAGCGGGCCAACCTTCCGGAGGACCTGGCCCCCGACGAGGTCACGGCCGAGGTCGTCGACGCCCTCTTCGAGCAGGCCGAGATCGGTGACGTCGAACTCGGCCCGGATCCGGTGACCGGTCACATGATCGTCGCCAAGGACGGGCGTTACGGGCCGTACGTCACCGAGATCCTGCCCGAGGACACCCCGACCAAGGGGAAGAACGCGGTCAAGCCGCGCACCGCGTCGCTGTTCAAGTCGATGTCGCTGGAGTCGATCACCCTCGACTCCGCGCTGCAGTTGCTGACCCTGCCCCGGGTGGTCGGCACCGACCCGGCCACCGGCGAGGAGATCACCGCCCAGAACGGCCGTTACGGCCCATACCTGCGCAAGGGCACCGACTCCCGGTCGATCGCGGAGGAGGCGGACCTGTTCACCGTCACCCTGGACCAGGCCCTCGCGATCTACGCGCAGCCCAAGACCAGAGGCCGCCAGGCCGCGGCGGCGGCCGCCCTTCGTGAGGTCGGGATCGACCCGACCACCGAGAAGCCGATGGTGATCAAGGACGGCCGGTTCGGGCCGTACGTGACCGACGGCGAGACGAACGCCTCGCTCCGCAAGGGCGACGAGGTCGAGACGATCACCGTCGAGCGGTCGGCCGAACTTCTGGCCGAACGGCGGGCTCGCGGCCCGGCGCCCAAGCGCGCGGCGGCCAAGAAGCCGGCGGCCAAGAAGCCGGCCGCCAAGGGCGCCACCAAGGCGACGGCGACCAAGGCGGCGGCCGCCACCAAGCCGGCCGCGCGCAAGCCCGCCGCCGCGAAGGGTGCCACGGCCACCGCGACCCGGACCAGGGCCGCGGTCAAGAAGGCCGACTGA
- a CDS encoding bifunctional MFS transporter/dTMP kinase: protein MSRAKEPSSVRVLLRIVVFRRLWAAIAISSLGDWLGLLATTALAAYLTKNSSGLVQGAAVSGVLLTRLLPDLVLGPFAGALVDKIDRRMIAVIGDTTAGLLYLSIAVSGNLTWLLTAQFLVEAVGLFTNPAKQAMLVNIVPRERLAVANQLNYVSIYGMVPIAAAVFALLSTIAQFFGAQAASGTAGSSALISGPTSSLAINIALCLDALTYFFVAGTVLFSRNLIPSFVGEREVGKSIFSLITEGIAFVRNSRVMRAIYIGILGAFGAGGLTAGVAQAYVSSLGAGNAGYGILFGSVFTGLAIGMLIGPKVLPTLPRRMVFTSAIGAAGLVLIVMSLLQDFVGASIAASVMGLFAGIAWINGFTMIGHEVSDALRGRVFGFVMSSVRLTLLATIAAGPVVAGAVGSHLVLIGAFRWRFSGAAIVLASGGLIAILVSVYAARQVGRVGGGFLRRLVGHRRPEDLIDGSEHPGVLLAVEGADAGQVARYITAVGARLRTDGYVVEPRSVSAPAAAFDVDAEELVLFVHEAGDGQAAALRAGADLAELVTERIRPDLDAGKVVLTSGYVDDLVVRFGVQSALGEEPVLRLAQWAVGGLRPDLTVLVDAAVPPVDADPVVEAIVADELGRPAETSTEGAETGTEPETGAEMGPEPGAESGVDGVEPGPDPVAAFRDRASAAPERYLVVAPLPDGSDGHLTPEVAERIASVLRGRSPARVTAASDAATGRAIAEAAPPHR, encoded by the coding sequence ATGAGTAGGGCGAAGGAACCCAGCTCGGTCCGGGTGCTGTTGCGGATCGTGGTCTTCCGTCGGCTGTGGGCGGCCATCGCGATCTCCAGCCTCGGGGATTGGCTCGGTCTGCTGGCCACCACCGCGTTGGCGGCCTACCTGACCAAGAATTCGTCCGGGCTGGTCCAGGGCGCGGCCGTATCCGGGGTACTGCTGACCCGGCTGCTGCCCGATCTGGTTCTCGGCCCGTTCGCCGGAGCCCTGGTCGACAAGATCGACCGCCGCATGATCGCCGTGATCGGTGACACCACCGCCGGTCTGCTGTATCTGTCCATCGCCGTCTCCGGCAACCTCACGTGGCTGCTGACCGCACAGTTCCTGGTCGAGGCGGTCGGCTTGTTCACCAACCCGGCGAAGCAGGCGATGCTGGTCAACATCGTGCCGCGCGAGCGGCTGGCCGTGGCCAACCAGCTCAACTACGTCTCGATCTACGGCATGGTCCCGATCGCCGCCGCCGTCTTCGCTCTCCTGTCCACGATCGCCCAGTTCTTCGGCGCCCAGGCCGCCTCCGGCACGGCCGGTTCGTCGGCGTTGATCAGCGGGCCGACCAGCTCACTGGCCATCAACATCGCGCTGTGTCTGGACGCGTTGACCTACTTCTTCGTGGCCGGCACGGTTCTGTTCTCCCGGAACCTGATCCCGTCGTTCGTCGGCGAGCGGGAGGTCGGGAAGTCGATCTTCTCGCTGATCACCGAGGGCATCGCCTTCGTCCGGAACAGCCGGGTGATGCGCGCCATCTACATCGGCATCCTCGGTGCGTTCGGAGCCGGAGGTCTGACCGCCGGGGTGGCCCAGGCCTACGTGTCCAGCCTCGGTGCGGGCAACGCCGGCTACGGAATCCTGTTCGGGTCGGTGTTCACCGGCCTGGCCATCGGCATGCTGATCGGTCCGAAGGTGCTGCCGACACTGCCCCGACGCATGGTCTTCACGTCCGCGATCGGCGCGGCCGGCCTGGTCCTGATCGTGATGAGCCTGCTCCAGGACTTCGTCGGCGCGTCCATCGCGGCGTCGGTGATGGGACTGTTCGCCGGCATCGCCTGGATCAACGGGTTCACCATGATCGGGCACGAGGTGTCGGATGCGTTGCGCGGCCGCGTGTTCGGGTTCGTCATGTCGTCCGTGCGGCTCACCCTGCTGGCCACCATCGCCGCCGGACCGGTGGTGGCCGGCGCCGTCGGGTCCCACCTGGTGCTGATCGGCGCGTTCCGGTGGCGGTTCTCGGGCGCGGCGATCGTGCTGGCCTCCGGTGGTCTGATCGCCATCCTCGTGTCCGTCTACGCGGCTCGTCAGGTGGGACGGGTGGGGGGCGGATTCCTGCGGCGCCTGGTCGGGCATCGCCGGCCGGAGGACCTGATCGACGGGTCCGAACACCCGGGGGTGCTGCTCGCGGTGGAGGGGGCCGATGCGGGGCAGGTGGCCCGCTACATCACCGCCGTGGGTGCGCGGCTGCGGACCGACGGGTATGTCGTCGAACCCCGCAGCGTCAGCGCGCCGGCCGCGGCCTTTGACGTCGACGCCGAGGAACTCGTCCTCTTCGTCCACGAGGCGGGCGACGGCCAAGCGGCCGCCCTCCGGGCCGGTGCCGACCTGGCCGAGCTGGTCACCGAACGGATCCGGCCCGACCTCGATGCCGGGAAGGTGGTCCTGACCAGCGGCTACGTGGACGACCTGGTGGTCCGGTTCGGCGTTCAGTCGGCGCTGGGGGAGGAACCGGTGCTGCGGTTGGCCCAGTGGGCCGTCGGTGGTCTGCGTCCCGATCTGACCGTTCTGGTCGACGCGGCGGTGCCGCCGGTCGACGCGGATCCGGTGGTCGAGGCCATCGTGGCCGACGAACTCGGCCGTCCGGCGGAGACGAGCACGGAGGGGGCGGAGACGGGGACGGAGCCGGAGACGGGGGCGGAGATGGGCCCGGAGCCGGGGGCGGAGTCGGGCGTCGATGGGGTCGAGCCCGGTCCTGACCCGGTGGCCGCGTTCCGGGACCGGGCATCGGCCGCGCCCGAGCGCTACCTGGTCGTCGCCCCCTTGCCCGACGGGTCGGACGGACACCTGACGCCCGAAGTCGCCGAACGGATCGCCTCGGTTCTGCGGGGGCGCTCGCCGGCCCGGGTGACGGCCGCATCCGACGCGGCGACCGGTCGAGCCATCGCCGAGGCGGCGCCGCCGCACCGGTGA
- a CDS encoding LysE family transporter yields the protein MQIGAALVSGLVAGLAVAIPLGAIGALLFTEGLRRGFRRGWPAAAGVAAADASYSILAVVFGVAAAPFVTAAAPWPALVGGVTMIVIAVVGVSKGRSASDHTSRSGPADDATRPARRFIAYLALTLVNPITLLYFIAVSTGIAEIVRTAPSRLAFVTGVGLGSFGWQCVLVAAGAVLSTRIGPRIQRVTLLAGNILIAALGLVILVNGIVADAPAA from the coding sequence ATGCAGATCGGTGCCGCACTCGTCAGCGGACTCGTCGCCGGGCTCGCCGTGGCCATTCCCCTGGGTGCAATCGGCGCGCTCTTGTTCACCGAAGGTCTGCGGCGCGGCTTCCGGCGCGGCTGGCCGGCCGCTGCCGGAGTCGCCGCCGCCGACGCGTCCTACAGCATCCTGGCCGTCGTCTTCGGTGTGGCGGCAGCTCCGTTCGTGACCGCTGCTGCTCCGTGGCCGGCGCTCGTGGGCGGCGTCACGATGATCGTCATCGCCGTGGTCGGGGTCAGCAAGGGCCGCTCGGCGTCCGACCACACGTCACGCAGCGGCCCGGCCGATGACGCGACGCGGCCGGCCCGACGCTTCATCGCCTACCTCGCCCTCACCCTCGTCAACCCCATCACGTTGCTGTACTTCATCGCGGTCAGCACGGGGATCGCGGAGATCGTCCGGACGGCGCCGTCCCGCCTCGCTTTCGTCACCGGCGTCGGGCTCGGATCGTTCGGGTGGCAGTGCGTCCTGGTCGCGGCCGGCGCCGTGCTGTCCACCCGTATCGGCCCCCGCATTCAGCGGGTCACCCTGCTCGCCGGGAACATCCTGATCGCCGCACTCGGGCTGGTGATCCTGGTCAACGGAATCGTCGCGGACGCACCCGCGGCCTGA
- a CDS encoding Lrp/AsnC family transcriptional regulator, with translation MDPLDERIISLLRQDGRATFSAIGRDVGLSTNAVSARVRRLEASGVIAGFTVVLADSRFDDAAGIEAFIDVRLQPDRDSEAFLSWARPVAGVLEAVHVTGPYDYLLRVRLRDMPSLDRFLRLLKREGGAAQTQTRMALR, from the coding sequence GTGGACCCGCTCGACGAGAGAATCATCAGCCTCTTACGACAGGATGGTCGGGCCACGTTCAGTGCGATCGGCCGCGACGTCGGCTTGAGCACGAACGCCGTCTCGGCGCGGGTGCGCCGACTGGAGGCATCGGGCGTCATCGCCGGGTTCACGGTCGTGCTGGCCGATTCGCGGTTCGACGATGCGGCCGGGATCGAGGCGTTCATCGACGTGCGGTTGCAGCCGGACCGGGATTCCGAGGCGTTCCTGAGCTGGGCGCGACCGGTCGCCGGCGTGCTCGAGGCCGTGCACGTGACCGGACCCTACGACTACCTGTTGCGTGTCCGTCTCCGGGACATGCCGTCTCTGGACCGGTTCTTGCGCCTGCTCAAACGGGAGGGTGGGGCCGCGCAGACGCAGACTCGGATGGCGCTGCGGTGA